Below is a window of Agrobacterium vitis DNA.
CGCGCCACCAAAGAGGCGTTGACCGCACTGGATATTCCACCCTATTTCATTGCCGACGAGATTGAAAACCTGCCCCGAACCTCACGCCATCTGGCGTGGAACGATAGCAATCTGGACGACAAATGACCGTTGAACGCCACATGATCCGGCTGGATAAAAAGCCGCAATTGTTTACCTTCCGGGTGGCGGGCGTGATCCTGCAAAACGATCATCTGCTGGTGCAAAGAAGCGTCAATGAAAGCTATTGGGCCTTGCCGGGAGGCCGGGCCGAAATTGGTGAAAGCAGCGAGCAGACGATTATCCGCGAAATGCAGGAGGAAATCGACCGCACTGTGCGCGTCGAGCGCCTGCTGTTCACGACTGAGCTTTTCTTTTCTTTTGATGATTACCGCGCCCACGAACTAGGGTTTTACTATCTCCTGGGCATGGATGTGCCCCTGCCCTTCCATCTCGATGATATTGTCCATCGCGTGATGGATGGTCCCACCGAGGTGCTCTTTCGCTGGGTGCCAGCAACGGCAGCGGGTTTTGCAGCTTTTGATATCCGGCCAGCCTTTCTGGGCAATTATATGGGGCAGTTGCCAGAGCGTGCAGAACACTTGATTGTGGATGAGGACAGCAATGACCATTGATCCCTGCCGTATCTTTCGCAAGATGGCCCGCAACAATACCTTGGCCAATGCGAGATTGCTGGGTGCCTGCGCGCAGCTTCAACCGGGTGAGTTTGAAGCGCCGCGCACCAGCTTCTTCCCCTCCATTAAGGCAACCCTCAATCACATTTTGACCGTCGATTGGTTCTATGTGGATGCCTTGGAAGGTGGCACGCTTGGTCCGGCGGCCTTTGACAATGAAGAGCCTTTTGAAACGGTCGACGCCTTGCACAAGGCCCAATCCGCTGTTGATCAGCGTCTTCTAAGTCTATGCGATGCCCTCACCGCTGACGCGCTTGCCAAAGACGTCACAGTACATCGCGAGACGAGGCTGCAAATTGAACGGTGTGACGATCTTCTCTTCCATCTGTTCCACCATCAAACCCATCATCGCGGTCAGGTCCATGCCATGCTGGCTGGAACCAGTGTCAAGCCGCCCCAGCTCGACGAGTTCATAACGGCAACGGATTTCCGCGACCGAGCCGATGATATGCGAAAGCTGGGTTGGACCGAAGCCGATCTCGGTCATTGAAAAGGCAAACTATGACCCATGAATTTTCCATTTCCGGCCAGCTGATCGAAGGCGGCCATCGTCTCGTCCAGAGGGTCTATTATGAGGACACGGATTTTTCCGGTCTGGTCTATCACGCCCGCTATCTGCATTTCCTTGAGCGCGGACGCACCGATTATCTGCGCTGCCTGGGCTGCGAACAGAGCGAGTTGATCAATGCCGACGAGGAAGGGCTGGTTTTCGTTGTGCATCGCATGGAGCTGGATTTCAAAAGCCCGGCGCGAATGGATGATATCCTTGTTATCGAGACCGTCACCGAAAAGGCCGGAGGCGCCAAGATGGTGCTGCGGCAAACCATCAACAGTGGTGACCGCAGGTTGATTGAAGCAAAAGTGGTGATTGCCGTCGTTAACAAATTTGGACGCCCGCGCCGTCTCCCCGAGACGATTGCCGAGAAGTTCCTCGGCTTCACCCCTGGCTGACAGTCCGGTCAAGAATTGCTACTGGCCTGGCGAAAATGGTGATTTCGAGAGCCGAAGCGGTTTTCGTTCTAAAATGTTGACGCATCAGGCAAGCACAGAAATTGCCATTTGCAGGCGGCCAGCGGCGATTATTGGACAGGCTATGATAACCTATCGTTAACAATAATGATGTCTTACTAACCTTGCGGTGCTTTGTGCGCCGCACGCCTTCCTTTGACCAAATTTAGCGGCAAAAAGGCAAGCTGGGTGCTTTGGGGATGGCGGATCGCGTTGATGAAACGCCACCGCGCCTATCGGCACATCAGTCATACAAGTGCATGATCGATCACACTGCCTGGTAGTGCAGATATGATTGCATAGAAAAACGAATTTGTTACAGCGTTGTTTGCGCAAGCCCGCGTGATGCGCAAACAACGCTGTAAATCCGCCCGGTCTCTTTACGTCCGGGCGTCTGGATTTTGGGAACGGTAGCGATGGAACAAGTAGGATTGGCAGCCGCAAGCCACGACGTGAGCCTTTGGGCCCTGTTCATGCAGGCAGGCTGGGTCGTGAAAATCGTGATGATCGGGCTTCTGGGCGCCTCCGTCTGGACCTGGGCAATCGTCATCGACAAATATGTCAGCTTCGCCAAGGCGCGCCGCCAGTTCGACCAGTTCGAACAGGTGTTCTGGTCCGGGCAGTCGCTGGAAGAACTGTATCGCACGCTGGCCGAGCGCAACAATACCGGGCTTGCGGCTATTTTCGTCTCCGCCATGCGGGAGTGG
It encodes the following:
- a CDS encoding NUDIX hydrolase, which produces MTVERHMIRLDKKPQLFTFRVAGVILQNDHLLVQRSVNESYWALPGGRAEIGESSEQTIIREMQEEIDRTVRVERLLFTTELFFSFDDYRAHELGFYYLLGMDVPLPFHLDDIVHRVMDGPTEVLFRWVPATAAGFAAFDIRPAFLGNYMGQLPERAEHLIVDEDSNDH
- the ybgC gene encoding tol-pal system-associated acyl-CoA thioesterase, producing the protein MTHEFSISGQLIEGGHRLVQRVYYEDTDFSGLVYHARYLHFLERGRTDYLRCLGCEQSELINADEEGLVFVVHRMELDFKSPARMDDILVIETVTEKAGGAKMVLRQTINSGDRRLIEAKVVIAVVNKFGRPRRLPETIAEKFLGFTPG
- a CDS encoding DinB family protein — translated: MTIDPCRIFRKMARNNTLANARLLGACAQLQPGEFEAPRTSFFPSIKATLNHILTVDWFYVDALEGGTLGPAAFDNEEPFETVDALHKAQSAVDQRLLSLCDALTADALAKDVTVHRETRLQIERCDDLLFHLFHHQTHHRGQVHAMLAGTSVKPPQLDEFITATDFRDRADDMRKLGWTEADLGH